From the Bombus vancouverensis nearcticus chromosome 3, iyBomVanc1_principal, whole genome shotgun sequence genome, one window contains:
- the LOC117165921 gene encoding uncharacterized protein LOC117165921, producing the protein MGEVVELQNVEDVCRLCLSTDEPKLSVFETDDSPVSLASKIQACLSIQILVTDRLSTKICAQCIKNVNEWHNYKEICLHSQDKLHRWLEQHMQPNPVVVTIKNEPVDLDFCEDNVEVISESTNDSDLEATNLEENNNPSENNDQDQQLPDDEVALEGDQPALTKDMDICIKSEPQDDYDTDCTIEIESVTGSELVLNPLSSSEDRIMEADSTQKSNASTSASKKKVKRGPHTHFRGARVFKQKCLHCQINLHSKYSYAKHMERFHSDKQNGSVNQLELEDEEELVEDLEDELMSMEKDAPLTQVQQNIISQLKTYSCYSCEQSFSDRRSTLFHIRQHMPDLRPHTCIACLTEFPDRSMYKVHCRASFECAMKIALVIPKQGLQKCFTCNMCLRSLPDRKQLLTHLSKHSDKQYEELVSPTRSPPKLKPVTPLPSLRQESPKKSFKGNRTLNIPSPYKNGDPAHNHVCDLCGMIYRYKPNMLKHRDLCQRLSSDVRTSYRCVHCGMTYLVFKKFHSHLTLDHKKSDFICSECGSKFKSPSDYLNHHKEHSNDLNKEETSELKNDIVKATQNISKPIKDWDTFEAEVNAGKLSDSNQYSCALCNLEFTTRAELMEHRNLHLKVKIYSCVICRSMFSSAGALEIHMKDHGIEDPNERNANISCVEYGTVQEDSQDSNSVNVSATSDPGDKKNECDVCGKIFSNSANLKRHIRNIHNVIRGNIICTHCRRTFKSKESHDRHLAIDHPKLAKSIHQCSKCRKTFFFRANLNLHFETAHAQELGGHGCDICGKIFMEESSLKIHRSWHNRANSRLSLRFMKKDVQKPLTQTEQEELFNSSMTRPARARKSYPNLPPTKPNGNFQCQVCSDKFNDVTELRTHLWDVHCARNKTEKSFSGDEFQCELCTNVFLDKETLDIHMQWHKAQPILDDVKKSDHICDICGKLYSSKKILSRHKKLHKSTVAAAAKLQSAGKNLASSPLICTLCHKVFNSTRSLHRHRLNLHANMFNQQPEHVYNNARRLSQEEPRSKKIKLEEEDKKAPLPMDAMSAGRKSVMCHVCRKFFANMSVLYKHKQLVHNKTHMNLLQNLAKSYNIECIPLPSNDGKVLCNICYKKFSGVSNLRQHFTIKHKNAPPKFACSVDGCKLTFPTPTIVKNHELSHNSIIYSCTLCDRHVFNKTAMSDHLLTTHNTIYNAENSKNFHREMDLTKYVVEGAVDATCPQCKIKYPNNRAMKIHYFKFHEGTNQ; encoded by the exons TGCATTCACAAGACAAGTTGCATCGGTGGTTGGAACAACACATGCAACCAAATCCTGTG GTTGTAACTATTAAAAATGAACCTGTTGATTTGGACTTTTGTGAGGACAATGTCGAGGTTATTTCTGAATCTACGAATGATTCAGATTTG GAAGCCACTAATcttgaagaaaataataatcctTCAGAAAATAATGATCAAGATCAGCAATTACCTGATGATGAAGTAGCTTTAGAGGGAGATCAACCAGCTTTAACGAAAGATATGGACATTTGTATAAAATCTGAACCACAAGATGATTATGACACAGATTGTACTATAGAAATTGAATCTGTTACTGGTAGTGAACTTGTTTTGAATCCCCTTTCAAGCTCAGAGGATAGGATTATGGAAGCTGATTCCACTCAGAAATCCAACGCATCCACATCAGCAAGCAAGAAAAAAGTCAAAAGAGGCCCACATACCCATTTTAGGGGTGCACGTGTTTTTAAACAGAAATGTCTACATTGTCAAATTAATTTGCATTCTAAGTATTCTTATGCAAAACATATGGAAAGATTTCATAGTGACAAACAGAATGGTAGTGTTAATCAATTGGAATTGGAAGATGAGGAAGAGCTTGTTGAAGATTTGGAAGATGAATTAATGAGCATGGAGAAGGATGCTCCATTGACACAAGTGCAGCAAAATATTATAAGTCAATTGAAGACATATTCATGTTACTCTTGTGAACAAAGTTTTAGCGATCGTAGAAGTACTCTTTTCCACATTCGTCAGCACATGCCCGATCTAAGACCGCACACGTGTATCGCGTGTTTGACGGAGTTTCCGGATCGATCGATGTATAAAGTACATTGTAGAGCATCGTTCGAGTGTGCAATGAAGATTGCTCTCGTTATACCGAAACAAGGCTTGCAGAAATGCTTCACGTGTAATATGTGTTTACGTTCTTTGCCGGACAGAAAGCAGCTGCTTACTCATCTATCGAAGCATTCAGATAAACAGTATGAGGAGCTCGTATCTCCAACACGATCTCCTCCTAAATTAAAACCAGTAACTCCTCTGCCATCTTTGAGACAGGAGTCACCGAAAAAATCGTTCAAAGGAAATCGTACTCTGAACATACCCAGCCCTTACAAAAATGGTGATCCTGCGCACAATCATGTATGCGACCTGTGTGGTATGATTTACAGATACAAGCCAAACATGCTGAAGCATAGAGACTTGTGTCAACGTTTATCATCCGACGTCAGAACATCCTATAGATGTGTCCATTGTGGCATGACATATTTGGTGTTCAAAAAGTTTCATTCTCATCTAACGTTGGACCACAAAAAGAGTGATTTCATATGTTCTGAATGCGGCAGCAAATTCAAATCTCCTAGTGATTATTTGAACCATCACAAAGAGCACTCTAATGATCTTAACAAGGAAGAAACTTCTGAATTGAAAAACGATATAGTAAAGGCTACGCAGAATATTTCAAAGCCCATCAAGGATTGGGATACGTTTGAAGCTGAAGTAAATGCTGGTAAACTATCAGACAGTAATCAGTATAGCTGTGCCCTCTGTAATTTGGAATTCACTACTAGAGCTGAACTAATGGAACACAGAAATCTTCATCTGAAGGTGAAGATTTATTCTTGTGTCATCTGTCGTAGTATGTTTAGCAGCGCAGGTGCTTTGGAAATTCACATGAAAGATCATGGTATAGAAGATCCGAATGAAAGAAATGCAAACATCTCCTGTGTGGAGTATGGTACGGTACAAGAAGATTCACAGGACTCAAATTCAGTAAATGTCAGCGCCACCTCGGATCCTGGCGATAAAAAGAACGAGTGCGACGTGTGCGGCAAGATATTCTCGAATAGCGCTAATCTTAAGAGGCATATCAGAAATATTCACAATGTTATCAGAGGCAACATCATCTGCACCCACTGTCGGCGAACGTTCAAGAGTAAAGAGTCTCATGACCGACACTTAGCAATTGATCACCCAAAGCTTGCGAAGTCCATACATCAGTGTTCTAAATGTCGAAAGACTTTCTTCTTCAGAGCTAACCTAAATCTTCACTTTGAAACTGCCCATGCTCAGGAATTAGGTGGTCACGGATGCGACATTTGCGGTAAGATTTTCATGGAAGAATCATCTCTAAAGATACACAGGAGCTGGCACAATCGAGCAAACTCTAGATTAAGTTTACGATTTATGAAGAAAGATGTCCAAAAGCCATTGACCCAGACTGAACAAGAGGAACTTTTCAATTCCAGTATGACCCGACCAGCTAGAGCACGAAAATCTTACCCAAATTTACCTCCAACAAAGCCAAATGGTAATTTCCAATGCCAAGTTTGCAGTGACAAGTTCAATGATGTAACAGAATTGAGGACACACTTATGGGATGTGCACTGTGCTCGTAATAAAACTGAGAAGAGCTTTTCAGGTGACGAGTTTCAATGTGAGCTTTGCACAAATGTTTTCCTTGACAAGGAGACATTAGATATACATATGCAATGGCACAAAGCTCAACCCATTCTTGATGATGTAAAGAAATCTGATCACATTTGTGACATTTGTGGAAAATTATACAGCTCCAAAAAGATACTGTCAAGACATAAGAAGCTTCACAAATCCACAGTTGCAGCTGCTGCAAAGCTACAGTCAGCTGGCAAGAACTTAGCAAGTAGTCCACTTATATGCACCCTCTGTCACAAGGTGTTCAATAGTACTCGGTCGCTTCACCGTCACAGGCTCAACCTACATGCTAACATGTTTAATCAACAACCCGAACATGTATACAACAACGCGAGAAGACTATCTCAAGAAGAGCCAAgatctaagaaaataaaattagaagaagagGATAAAAAAGCACCTCTCCCCATGGATGCCATGAGCGCAGGCAGGAAGTCAGTTATGTGCCACGTCTGTAGGAAGTTCTTTGCAAATATGAGCGTATTGTACAAGCACAAACAATTGGTGCACAATAAGACTCACATGAATCTGTTACAGAATCTAGCCAAATCATATAATATTGAATGTATACCATTACCCAGCAATGATGGTAAAGTCCTTTGCAACATTTGCTACAAAAAGTTTTCTGGCGTGTCGAATCTGCGCCAACATTTTAccataaaacataaaaatgcTCCTCCCAAATTTGCTTGTTCTGTAGATGGTTGCAAGCTCACGTTCCCAACGCCAACAATCGTAAAGAACCATGAATTGTCGCACAACAGCATTATCTACAGTTGCACTTTATGCGATAGACACGTGTTCAACAAGACAGCAATGTCAGATCACTTGCTGACGACACACAACACTATCTACAATGCCGAGAATAGCAAGAACTTCCACAGAGAGATGGATTTGACCAAATATGTGGTGGAGGGTGCAGTAGACGCGACTTGTCCTCAATGCAAGATCAAGTATCCCAACAATAGGGCTATGAAGATTCACTACTTCAAGTTCCACGAGGGTACAAACCAGTAG